The Rhinopithecus roxellana isolate Shanxi Qingling chromosome 13, ASM756505v1, whole genome shotgun sequence genome contains a region encoding:
- the LOC104667410 gene encoding D-dopachrome decarboxylase, with protein MRSQIAVALCPPPWSPKRALGTPRVFFPGAVFVPLPAMPFVELDTNLPANRVPAGLEKRLCAAAASILGKPADRVNVTVRPGLAMALNGSTEPCAQLSVSSIGVVGTAEENRSHSGHFFEFLTKELALGQDRIFIRFFPLESWQIGKLGTVVTFL; from the exons ATGAGAAGTCAGATTGCTGTGGCGCTTTGCCCCCCTCCCTGGTCCCCCAAACGAGCTTTGGGTACCCCGCGCGTTTTTTTCCCTGGAGCAGTTTTCGTTCCTCTGCCCGCCATGCCATTCGTAGAGCTGGACACGAATTTGCCCGCCAACCGAGTGCCCGCGGGGCTGGAGAAACGACTCTGCGCCGCCGCTGCCTCCATCCTGGGCAAGCCTGCGGAC CGCGTGAACGTGACGGTGCGGCCAGGCCTGGCCATGGCGCTGAACGGGTCCACCGAGCCCTGCGCGCAGCTGTCCGTCTCCTCCATCGGGGTAGTTGGCACCGCCGAGGAAAACCGCAGCCACAGCGGCCACTTCTTTGAGTTTCTCACCAAGGAGCTAGCCCTGGGCCAGGACCG GATATTTATCCGCTTTTTCCCCCTGGAATCCTGGCAGATTGGCAAGCTAGGGACGGTCGTGACTTTTTTATGA